Genomic segment of Rhodocaloribacter litoris:
TCGGCATCCGGTCCCTCGGTGATGTCATAGAGGAGCACGTCCACAACGCCGTCGCCGTCGTAGTTGGGCGGCAGGCCGAAGACCTGTTCGTCGTTGGCGATGATGCCCTGATTCGGGTTGAAGGAGCCTTCGGGGGTCCTGGAGAGGAGCGCCTCGGCCAGGGCGTCGAGATCCTGCTGTGCAACCACGGTATCCTGGCTGTTCTCCAGCCACACGCTCGCCAGGGTGTTCGACGCCTTGCACGTGAACGTTTTGGCGACCCACCGCCGGTTCGAGGAAATCACGTTTTCGAGCACATTGAAGCTGCGGGCCTGCCCGACCGTACAGGGGGCGGCGCCGGCTTTGGGACGGGGGAGGCGGCCCGCTGCCTTCGCCTCATGAAAGGCGCGCAGGGCGGCCTGTCCCTCCGGCGAGGTCACCAGGTCATCCGTGATGTGGACGGCCTGCGCCTGCGACCCGGACGGTTGCACCCCGGCCACCGGCCTCAGCCCCTGTACGGGTGTCTGGGCCAGGGCGGACAGCGCCAGCAGGAATACCAGAAGCAACGAACCGGCGTATTTCATGATCTTCGGAAAGATGAGACTGACGACGTGCGAGACCGGTAAAAACATGATTTACGGAAAACAGGCATACCGGCTTCCCGTTCCCGCTTCGTGCGTGTTTTTCACAATCGAACAGACCGGCCGGCGGGTACCGTGCGGTCCGGTACGGCGGTTGCCCGGAACGTTCTCCGGGACAGGCGTTCCACCCTGCAAACGCACCAACCCTCCGATGCCATGCTCCGCCTCTTCGTCCTGGGGGCCCTGCTGCTGCCGGCCGGCTGCGCCACCACCGCCCCGCCTTCTCCGGACCTCATCACCGTCGAAGGCAGCGTCAGCCGGCGCGGGAACGAACCCTTCTCGGCGCTGATGCTCGAGACCGACACGCGCAACCTGTACATCCTCACCATCGAGGACGGTCCGGCGCCCTCGTTTTCCGTTTCGTATCGTTACCGGGTCACCGGTTACGTCTACCGGGACACATGGAACGGCCGGCCGTTTGCGCACCTGCGGGTCGTCGAGGTGGAGCCCCTGCGCTAGGCTCCGGCGTGCCGCCGGTGCGGCCGGTGTCAGGCCCCCGCACGAAAGCCGGAGACGACCCGTTTCAAGGCGGCCGGCGAGACGATGCGCAGCCCGAGCAGCCCGAAGAGGTAGGCTCCGAGCAGCAGCCCCTCCCCCCACCACTGCTGGAGCGCCGGCACGGCGTCCCACAGGAAGAACAACGCCGCCGCCAGCCCGCCCATCCCGAGCACCGGGCGCCAGGCGTAGGGTACCGGATAGAAACGCCGCACGAGCCCGTAGAGCAGCAGCGCCATCAGGGCATAGGCGAGCGTCGTGGCCCAGGCGGCGGCAAGCATGCCGTACCGCGGCACCAGGGTCGCGTTCAGGACCAGCGCCAGCGCACTCCCGGCCAGCGTGCAATGAACGAAGTACTTCGTCTTCTTCTCGATATAGGCCCCCGCCGAAAAGTTGTAGTACCAGCCCTGGAAGAGGTAGCCGAGCAGGGCCGGCGGCACGATGAACAGGCCCATCCAGTAACGCTCGCTCACCAGGTGCCGCCCCCCCGGCAGCGGCAAGGCCACCAGCTCCTGCGCGTAGAATGAGACGGCCAGCACCACGAACAGGCCCGCCGCCGTGTAGAGGGTGAACACCCGGGCAAAGAGGGGGCGGGCGTCGGCGTCGCGGGCGTGCTGCAGAAAGAACGGCTGCCAGGCATAGCGAAACATCTGGGTGACGAGCATCATGAAGACGGCCAGCTTCAGGCAGCCGTTGAAGACCCCCACCACGTAGTCGCCGTAGGCCGAGCCGGAGGCGCCGGCGAGGGCGGCCTGCACCTCCGGCGTCATGGCCCGGCCGTAGAGCGCCAGCACCCGCTCGGGCGAGAGGCCTTCGAGAAAAAAGATATTGATCCGCTCGGTGACGGCATACCCCAGTCCACCCGGTACGAAGGGCAGGGCAAAGTGGAGCATCTGCCGCCACAGACCACCGTCGAACGACGGCCGGAAAGAAGCCGCCAGCGTGGGCAAGAGCAGCACCAGCGCCAACGCCGAGGAGATCACGTTCGCCAGAAAGACCGCCTCGACGCCCATCTTCACGACGAACAGGAGCACCACATTCATGCCCACGTTGACCAGCGCGGCGACCAGCCGGACGGCCGCGAAACGCCCCGCCCGGTTCTGCAACCGCAGCTCCGCCAGCGGCACCACGGCCAGCGTGTCGAGCAGGAGGATGGCCGCCGCATAGTAGAGCAGATGATGCCATGACGGCTCCAGCCCGATCACGGCCCCCACCGGCGCCCGCAACCCCACCATCAGCACCGAGAGCAACACCGAGGTGCCCAGCAACGAAACGACCGCCGTGCTGAACGTCGCATGCCGGGCCGCGGCATCCGGGCTGTCCGCCGCGTACTTCAGATAAGCCGACTCCATCCCGTGCTGGTACACCACGTTGAGAAAGACGAACGCCGTGTACACGATGGAAATGACGCCGTACTGGTCCGGCAGAAAGACGTGCGAGTAGATCGGGAAGAGCAGGTACCCGATCATCCGGCCCACAATGGACGCGATCCCGTAGACCGCCGTCTCCGAGGCCAGCTGTTTGATGCGGTCGAAAAAACCCGTTGCGGCCGCCATGGCTACCGGGCCACCCGGCGGCGGCGTTTGAAGGGGATGATGAGCCCGTCCATGAACAAGTGGCTGAAGTACCCGACGACGGCCGCTCCGTAGAAGGGCAACCCCGAGAGCGGCCGCTCCGGGAAGAAGAGATAGGGCAGCAACAGGAGCGGTGACGGAATCAGCAACATAGCCCACCACGTGTGCGTCCAGCCCCGATGCTTGCCCAGCACGGGCAAAATGGCGAAGAGCCCCAGGTAGGCCGCCTCCTCAAAGTTTTTCGTGGCAATCAGCACCACGTCGGCCAGGAAGAAAATGGTGTAGAAGAGGTTCTGCCCGACCGAGTTCGTGTCTACGTCGGGCCAGAGGCCGAACATGAGGCACAGCCCGAAGAGTGCCAGCGGGTAGGCCACCAGTTCGAGGGTGGAGAAGCGGGCATAGGCTGCATCCACCATGAAAACGAACACGAGCAGGCCCAGGTACAGCCCGTAGAAGACGGAAGCCCCGGCAATATGTCCGCGATAGGTTGCCACGCGTTGTCCCGTTTATTCCCCCACCGTTTCGTCACCCCCGGCTACAACCGAATCTCCACCGGGGTTTCCCCTTCGGGTGGTTCCCCGCTCGAAATGTAGTATTCGACATTCAGATTACGGATGTGGTGGAAAGGAAGCACAAAATAATGACCGTGAATCGGATAATAGGCTTCAGATTCCGAAGGCAACGTGCTTTCCTCTGCTCGATCCTGTGCGAGGGAACGCCGATGGGCCGATTGCAAGACGATTCGGTCCAGTTTTCCCGTCACGTCGAAGAAAAAATCAGACAGGATGCCCCAGTACAAAAACGCAGAACCGCCCTGTTCGACCA
This window contains:
- a CDS encoding lipopolysaccharide biosynthesis protein — translated: MAAATGFFDRIKQLASETAVYGIASIVGRMIGYLLFPIYSHVFLPDQYGVISIVYTAFVFLNVVYQHGMESAYLKYAADSPDAAARHATFSTAVVSLLGTSVLLSVLMVGLRAPVGAVIGLEPSWHHLLYYAAAILLLDTLAVVPLAELRLQNRAGRFAAVRLVAALVNVGMNVVLLFVVKMGVEAVFLANVISSALALVLLLPTLAASFRPSFDGGLWRQMLHFALPFVPGGLGYAVTERINIFFLEGLSPERVLALYGRAMTPEVQAALAGASGSAYGDYVVGVFNGCLKLAVFMMLVTQMFRYAWQPFFLQHARDADARPLFARVFTLYTAAGLFVVLAVSFYAQELVALPLPGGRHLVSERYWMGLFIVPPALLGYLFQGWYYNFSAGAYIEKKTKYFVHCTLAGSALALVLNATLVPRYGMLAAAWATTLAYALMALLLYGLVRRFYPVPYAWRPVLGMGGLAAALFFLWDAVPALQQWWGEGLLLGAYLFGLLGLRIVSPAALKRVVSGFRAGA
- a CDS encoding metal-dependent hydrolase, which codes for MATYRGHIAGASVFYGLYLGLLVFVFMVDAAYARFSTLELVAYPLALFGLCLMFGLWPDVDTNSVGQNLFYTIFFLADVVLIATKNFEEAAYLGLFAILPVLGKHRGWTHTWWAMLLIPSPLLLLPYLFFPERPLSGLPFYGAAVVGYFSHLFMDGLIIPFKRRRRVAR